Proteins from a genomic interval of Colletotrichum higginsianum IMI 349063 chromosome 6, whole genome shotgun sequence:
- a CDS encoding Opy2 protein, producing the protein MAHFDPNFHLRSLEELHAVILPRQNGCLKCEDKAPTCPSNCKSDEFCSFTIPTCNTCAQAICVKDDSSSSTSSSSKPNTGAIVGGVIGGLIVIAIATYLVWRFFIKTKRQSIIQESYIEESNEKTINEKSAGEPRQTNRDSTHTVHSIASTVLTRASNIIQIAYIPGVTNRATPTSPTLLVPPVPPIPMHASNSAASSPSPYEEPHFFVPGELRDSTYSGISGYSDRTSVARTSYAPRSSIAPSIASTIYGKNAVVVAPAQTGMRAKAAVVSVKSMGVGTTGSNTPPVPSVDYEKYAAPSRPKSRDSTFSVGSTFLNNANTATAAPVQRVQVVRVGSGNGPKQVSVGSSKASSTTDEASVPGTPPPPSSSTATRDSAAVTVIEESPAVDQGPFSDPPEPKPAAIRSTHSLSAVIEEATRRAAAGPDRRSQRTSSYERGRSPFGDEHATKD; encoded by the exons ATGGCTCACTTTGACCCCAACTTCCACCTTCGCTCGCTTGAGGAGCTGCACGCTG TCATCCTCCCTCGACAGAACGGCTGCCTCAAGTGCGAGGACAAGGCGCCGACATGCCCCAGCAACTGCAAATCCGACGAATTTTGCTCCTTCACCATTCCGACCTGTAACACCTGTGCCCAGGCTATCTGTGTCAAGGACGACAGCAGTTCATCTACATCATCAAGTAGTAAGCCGAACAcgggcgccatcgtcggaGGCGTTATTGGTGGTCTAATtgtcatcgccatcgccacctACCTCGTGTGGAGGTTCTTCATCAAGACCAAGAGACAGTCCATCATCCAGGAATCCTACATTGAAGAGTCCAACGAGAAGACCATCAATGAGAAGTCCGCCGGCGAGCCACGACAGACCAACCGCGATTCGACACACACGGTACACTCGATCGCCTCGACGGTGCTTACCCGTGCCTCCAACATCATTCAGATTGCCTACATCCCCGGCGTTACGAACCGTGCCACGCCTACGTCTCCGACGCTCCTCGTCCCTCCCGTGCCCCCTATCCCGATGCACGCCTCCAACTCCGCTGCCAGCAGCCCCTCGCCCTACGAGGAGCCGCATTTCTTCGTCCCCGGCGAGCTTCGCGACTCCACCTACTCGGGCATCTCCGGCTACTCCGATCGTACATCTGTCGCAAGAACCTCGTATGCCCCTCGCTCTAGCATCGCACCCAGCATTGCGTCTACCATCTACGGCAAGAACGCCGTTGTTGTCGCTCCTGCCCAGACCGGTATGCGTGCCAAGGCTGCCGTAGTCAGTGTCAAGTCCATGGGCGTCGGCACGACCGGCAGCAACACCCCTCCCGTTCCCAGCGTCGACTACGAGAAGTACGCCGCCCCTAGCCGTCCCAAGAGCCGCGACAGCACGTTCAGCGTTGGATCAACCTTTCTCAACAACGCCAACACGGCGACCGCCGCCCCCGTTCAGAGAGTGCAGGTTGTCCGCGTTGGCAGTGGCAATGGGCCGAAGCAAGTCAGCGTTGGATCCTCCAAGGCGTCATCAACAACAGACGAAGCCTCAGTGCCCGGCACTCCCCCACCGCCTAGCAGCTCTACCGCCACTCGTGACTCGGCCGCCGTTACCGTCATCGAAGAAAGCCCGGCGGTAGACCAAGGCCCCTTCTCTGATCCTCCCGAGCCCAAGCCCGCCGCTATCCGCAGCACCCACAGCTTGAGCGCGGTGATTGAAGAGGCCACAAGACGAGCCGCTGCAGGGCCCGACAGGCGTTCTCAAAGGACAAGCTCATACGAGCGGGGACGCAGTCCTTTTGGCGACGAACACGCCACGAAGGACTAA